In the genome of Salinispirillum sp. LH 10-3-1, one region contains:
- the rplI gene encoding 50S ribosomal protein L9, with protein sequence MEVILLEKVGKVGSLGDKVNVKAGYGRNYLIPQGKAVAATKENIDTFSARRAELEKAAGEKLAAAQARAAQLAELELTIAVRAGDEGKLFGSIGTRDLADVISSSGVEVSKSEIRLPEGALRTTGEFEIDLQLHPEVVATVTVIVVPEE encoded by the coding sequence ATGGAAGTAATACTTCTGGAGAAAGTCGGCAAGGTCGGCAGTCTGGGCGATAAAGTAAACGTCAAGGCTGGTTACGGCCGCAACTACCTGATCCCTCAGGGTAAAGCAGTTGCTGCGACTAAAGAAAACATCGATACCTTTTCTGCACGTCGTGCTGAATTGGAAAAAGCCGCTGGTGAGAAACTGGCTGCAGCTCAAGCGCGCGCTGCGCAACTGGCAGAGCTGGAACTCACTATCGCAGTACGCGCTGGTGACGAAGGTAAGCTGTTCGGTTCAATCGGCACGCGTGACCTGGCAGACGTTATTTCGTCTTCTGGCGTTGAAGTGAGCAAAAGCGAAATCCGTTTGCCTGAAGGCGCTCTGCGCACCACTGGCGAATTCGAAATCGATTTGCAGTTGCACCCTGAAGTGGTTGCAACCGTAACGGTTATCGTAGTTCCTGAAGAATAA
- the rnr gene encoding ribonuclease R: MGNKKKNKDPYAEREAQRYDNPVPSREFLLEHLTERGTPATHPELVAELGLKTEDEIEALRRRLIAMVRDGQVICSRQGAYGLIDRMSLIRGRVQGHPDGHGLLIPDHGGEAISLSHRQMRACFDGDKAVVRTTDRDHRGRLEGHIVEVIERNTAFVVGRYHSESGISYVLPENRRLSHDVLIPPGKSGGAEPGDIVSARITDQPDVRRQPLGEVTEVLGRSMAPGMEIDIALRSHGIPYEWPEEVTLQLADLPDEVRKSDLVGRVDLRDRPFVTIDGEDARDFDDAVCVAKRPGGWKLWVAIADVSHYVRPGSALDKEAEVRATSVYFPERVIPMLPEKLSNGLCSLNPALDRLVLVCEMLIKDNGDIEGYRFYEAVIWSQARLTYTNVWDWMQGDESAVMNQVQGDPAKVRKSLTQMVELYEALRRTRARRGAMDIETIEPRIIFGADKKIERIVPYARNDAHKIIEECMLAANTCTGEFLDKSGIPALYRVHDVPPAEKLENLRGYLAELGLALRGGAEPAPSDYRELMEQIHGRTDHDAIQSMILRSMSQAVYQPENLGHFGLAYDAYTHFTSPIRRYPDLLVHRALRGLIHSGRRSGQLKRTKDTPQVKLEKSYPYTEERMYALGEHCSHNERRADEATRDVVSWLKCEFMQEHIGEVFSGKITAVLGFGFFVQLDDFWVDGLVHVTALSRDYYVYDAAKQRLVGERTRVMHSLGDEIKVRVARVSLDDRKIDFELADTGDSKKKRAEPGTLPTEKPERKKKGGKPVANRKKKRAPRPF; encoded by the coding sequence GTGGGAAATAAAAAGAAGAACAAAGACCCCTATGCGGAGCGGGAAGCTCAACGTTACGACAATCCGGTGCCAAGCCGGGAATTTCTGTTAGAACATCTGACCGAACGTGGCACTCCCGCAACTCACCCTGAGTTGGTGGCCGAACTGGGTCTTAAAACCGAAGATGAAATTGAAGCCTTACGTCGCCGGCTGATTGCCATGGTGCGTGATGGCCAAGTTATATGTTCACGTCAGGGCGCTTACGGCCTGATTGATCGCATGAGCTTGATCCGTGGGCGCGTACAGGGACACCCTGACGGCCACGGCTTGTTGATTCCGGATCACGGTGGCGAAGCCATCAGTCTGTCGCACCGCCAAATGCGCGCCTGTTTTGATGGCGACAAAGCCGTGGTACGCACCACCGATCGCGACCATCGTGGTCGTCTGGAAGGTCATATTGTTGAAGTGATTGAGCGCAATACAGCCTTTGTGGTTGGGCGCTATCACAGTGAATCCGGCATTTCTTATGTGTTGCCGGAAAATCGTCGTCTGTCACACGACGTCTTGATTCCGCCCGGCAAGTCCGGTGGTGCCGAGCCAGGTGACATCGTCTCCGCACGCATCACTGATCAGCCTGACGTACGACGTCAGCCGCTCGGTGAAGTTACCGAAGTATTGGGTCGCTCTATGGCGCCGGGTATGGAAATCGACATCGCTTTGCGCAGCCATGGGATTCCCTACGAATGGCCGGAAGAAGTTACCTTGCAATTGGCTGATCTGCCCGATGAAGTGCGCAAGAGCGATCTGGTAGGTCGCGTTGATCTGCGCGATCGTCCGTTTGTCACCATCGACGGTGAAGACGCGCGCGATTTCGACGACGCCGTCTGCGTGGCGAAGCGCCCCGGCGGCTGGAAACTGTGGGTAGCCATCGCTGACGTCAGTCACTACGTGCGCCCCGGCTCAGCCTTGGATAAAGAAGCCGAAGTGCGTGCTACCTCGGTGTATTTCCCGGAGCGCGTTATTCCCATGCTGCCGGAAAAATTGTCGAACGGCCTGTGTTCGTTGAACCCGGCGCTGGATCGTTTGGTGTTGGTCTGCGAGATGCTGATCAAAGACAACGGCGACATTGAAGGTTATCGCTTTTACGAGGCGGTGATTTGGAGTCAAGCCCGTTTAACCTACACCAATGTGTGGGACTGGATGCAAGGCGACGAATCGGCGGTGATGAACCAAGTGCAAGGCGATCCGGCAAAAGTCCGCAAATCGCTGACGCAAATGGTTGAGTTGTATGAAGCATTGCGCCGCACCCGCGCTCGACGTGGCGCCATGGACATCGAAACCATTGAGCCGCGCATCATCTTTGGTGCCGACAAAAAGATTGAGCGCATCGTACCTTATGCCCGTAACGACGCGCATAAAATCATCGAAGAGTGCATGCTGGCAGCGAATACCTGTACCGGCGAATTTCTGGACAAGTCCGGCATTCCGGCGCTGTATCGCGTACACGACGTGCCGCCTGCCGAGAAGCTGGAAAATCTGCGTGGTTATCTGGCCGAATTGGGCTTGGCGTTACGCGGCGGGGCAGAGCCTGCACCGTCGGATTATCGCGAGCTGATGGAGCAGATTCACGGCCGTACAGATCACGATGCCATTCAGAGCATGATTCTGCGCAGCATGTCGCAAGCGGTGTATCAGCCGGAAAATCTGGGCCACTTTGGTTTGGCGTATGACGCCTATACGCACTTCACGTCACCCATTCGCCGTTACCCTGATTTGTTGGTGCACCGTGCCCTGCGTGGCCTGATTCACAGCGGGCGCCGCAGTGGTCAGTTAAAACGCACCAAGGATACGCCGCAGGTTAAGCTGGAAAAATCCTACCCGTATACCGAAGAGCGTATGTACGCCTTGGGCGAGCATTGCTCGCACAATGAACGCCGCGCCGACGAAGCCACGCGTGATGTGGTGTCGTGGCTCAAGTGTGAGTTCATGCAGGAGCACATTGGCGAAGTCTTCAGCGGTAAGATCACCGCCGTATTGGGCTTCGGCTTCTTCGTGCAGTTGGATGATTTCTGGGTCGATGGCTTGGTGCACGTTACCGCCTTGTCGCGCGACTATTATGTCTACGACGCCGCGAAACAGCGTTTAGTGGGCGAGCGGACGCGTGTCATGCACAGCCTCGGTGACGAGATTAAAGTGCGGGTTGCACGGGTGTCGTTGGACGACCGTAAGATCGATTTCGAATTGGCGGATACCGGGGACAGCAAGAAGAAGCGTGCTGAACCCGGCACCTTGCCAACGGAAAAGCCCGAGCGGAAGAAAAAAGGTGGTAAGCCGGTCGCCAATCGCAAGAAAAAGCGCGCGCCCCGTCCGTTCTGA
- the rpsR gene encoding 30S ribosomal protein S18, which translates to MARFFRRRKFCRFTAEGVKEIDYKDVETLKGYVSETGKIVPSRITGTRARYQRQLGTAIKRARFLALLPYSDRHE; encoded by the coding sequence ATGGCTCGTTTTTTTCGTCGCCGTAAGTTTTGTCGCTTTACCGCCGAAGGCGTTAAAGAAATCGACTACAAAGATGTAGAAACGCTGAAAGGCTACGTCAGTGAAACTGGCAAAATCGTTCCTAGCCGTATTACGGGTACTCGTGCTCGCTACCAGCGTCAGCTGGGCACTGCGATCAAGCGGGCTCGTTTTCTGGCTCTGCTGCCTTACTCTGATCGTCACGAGTAA
- the rlmB gene encoding 23S rRNA (guanosine(2251)-2'-O)-methyltransferase RlmB, with product MSAIAGIHAVSAALEQQPERVKEVLVNASRQDKRTQRVIEQARAAGVRFDLVQPAAFNQRLQKLELGDINHQGVIAVVHAIAPKDEHFLWNLLDNTTDPLLLILDGVTDPHNLGACLRTADAAGVAAVIVPKNRSAGLTPVVVKVASGAAEQVPLVLVTNLARTMAELRDRGVWLTGTAGETEHSIYDANLKGATGIVMGAEGEGMRRLTREHCDLLVNIPMVGTVSSLNVSVAAGVCLYEAVRQRL from the coding sequence ATGTCAGCCATCGCCGGTATCCATGCCGTCAGTGCCGCGCTTGAGCAACAGCCCGAGCGCGTAAAAGAAGTGCTGGTCAATGCCAGCCGTCAGGACAAGCGCACGCAGCGCGTTATTGAGCAAGCACGCGCCGCTGGTGTGCGCTTCGACTTAGTGCAGCCCGCAGCGTTCAACCAGCGCCTGCAGAAACTGGAGCTGGGTGATATCAACCATCAGGGCGTCATTGCCGTGGTGCACGCCATTGCCCCAAAAGACGAGCACTTTCTCTGGAATTTGTTGGATAACACCACCGATCCGTTGTTGCTGATTTTGGATGGCGTAACCGACCCCCATAACTTGGGTGCTTGCTTGCGTACCGCCGATGCGGCGGGTGTGGCCGCGGTCATCGTGCCGAAGAATCGCTCGGCCGGACTGACGCCCGTGGTGGTCAAAGTCGCCAGCGGCGCGGCCGAACAAGTGCCCTTGGTGTTGGTTACGAATTTGGCCCGCACCATGGCCGAGTTGCGTGATCGTGGTGTGTGGTTAACCGGCACTGCCGGTGAGACCGAACATTCGATCTACGACGCCAACCTCAAGGGTGCTACGGGCATCGTGATGGGGGCTGAGGGCGAGGGCATGCGCCGCCTGACGCGCGAACATTGTGATCTGCTGGTGAACATCCCCATGGTGGGCACGGTGAGCAGTTTGAATGTTTCAGTTGCGGCGGGGGTGTGCCTTTACGAGGCTGTCCGTCAGCGCTTGTAA
- the rpsF gene encoding 30S ribosomal protein S6 has product MRHYEIVLLVHPDQSEQVPAMVERYTSVVTESGGKLHRHEDWGRRQLAFSIQKVHKAHYILLNVECDNATIEDLKSTFRFNDAIIRNLVIRRDEAVTEASPMMKEVEAKEARKSYDTPRRYDNDDSGNDDNDDDADEEVSNETREEV; this is encoded by the coding sequence ATGCGTCATTACGAAATCGTTCTTCTGGTCCACCCAGACCAGAGCGAACAAGTACCTGCTATGGTTGAGCGTTATACCAGTGTTGTGACTGAAAGCGGCGGCAAGCTGCACCGTCACGAAGACTGGGGTCGTCGTCAGCTGGCTTTCTCTATCCAGAAAGTGCACAAAGCTCACTACATCCTGCTGAACGTAGAGTGCGACAACGCCACCATTGAAGATCTGAAGTCTACCTTCCGTTTCAACGATGCCATCATCCGTAACTTGGTGATCCGTCGTGATGAAGCTGTGACTGAAGCATCACCTATGATGAAAGAAGTTGAAGCTAAAGAAGCGCGCAAGAGCTATGACACACCACGCCGTTATGACAATGACGACAGTGGCAATGACGACAACGACGACGATGCTGACGAAGAAGTTAGCAACGAAACTCGCGAAGAAGTCTAA
- a CDS encoding ATP phosphoribosyltransferase regulatory subunit, whose amino-acid sequence MNNTDRWLLPDAIEEVQPPMATHVEALRRRTLDLFQAWGYEQVMPPQAEFLESLQVGLGNDLDLLTFKVTDQLSGRLLGISPDLTQQVARMDAHSIGRIAVARYCYCAPVLHARKSSLLSSRNPLQVGAEIYGSSELAADIEVICLMVELAQSFGLESLTLDIGHVAIYHAVVDSLGLPSALQSELYGLLRQRALPELKEWLNVHVSSDAHRKLLMSMPTWSGGVELLDRLDDTLRAFAVNDTLIALRELVNVLQKKHPEVRLHLDLAELRDYNYHTGLVFSLFHKEHGHAIAKGGRYDDTGAAYGRSRPATGFSADLKTLGGLTDPSIRQHRRRIYAPMLANEGHDEAGLQRVIAQLRAEGSVVVQGFTQRAEEAAELECSHRLSELSGTWQVTPL is encoded by the coding sequence ATGAACAACACCGACCGTTGGTTATTGCCGGACGCCATTGAAGAAGTCCAGCCGCCGATGGCAACGCACGTTGAAGCGCTGCGCCGTCGCACTCTCGATTTATTTCAGGCCTGGGGTTATGAGCAGGTAATGCCACCGCAGGCGGAATTCTTAGAAAGCCTCCAAGTTGGACTGGGTAACGACCTTGACCTGTTGACCTTTAAGGTGACAGATCAGTTGTCGGGCCGGCTGCTTGGCATTAGCCCAGATTTAACCCAACAAGTTGCGCGCATGGATGCCCACAGCATCGGCCGCATCGCCGTAGCGCGGTACTGCTATTGCGCGCCCGTTTTGCATGCCCGTAAATCATCATTGCTGTCGTCGCGCAACCCACTGCAAGTGGGGGCTGAAATCTATGGCAGCTCTGAGTTGGCAGCGGACATCGAAGTCATTTGCTTAATGGTGGAACTGGCGCAGTCGTTTGGTCTTGAATCCTTGACCCTGGATATTGGCCATGTGGCGATTTATCACGCCGTGGTGGACTCTTTAGGTCTGCCGTCGGCGCTGCAATCTGAACTGTACGGCCTGCTGCGCCAGCGTGCTCTGCCAGAGCTTAAGGAATGGCTCAATGTGCATGTGAGCAGCGATGCCCATCGGAAATTACTGATGTCGATGCCGACTTGGTCGGGTGGTGTCGAGCTGCTGGATCGGTTAGACGACACATTGCGTGCGTTCGCGGTGAACGATACGCTGATTGCGTTGCGTGAACTGGTGAATGTGCTGCAGAAGAAGCATCCAGAAGTACGCTTGCACCTCGATCTCGCAGAATTACGTGACTACAACTACCATACAGGGTTGGTGTTTTCGTTGTTTCATAAGGAACACGGGCATGCCATTGCCAAAGGCGGTCGTTACGACGACACCGGCGCTGCGTACGGGCGCAGCCGGCCCGCCACCGGATTCTCCGCTGACCTTAAGACGTTAGGCGGCTTGACGGACCCGAGTATTCGGCAGCATCGGCGCCGTATTTATGCGCCTATGCTTGCCAATGAAGGGCACGACGAGGCTGGCTTGCAACGGGTGATCGCCCAGTTGCGCGCCGAGGGCTCTGTCGTGGTGCAAGGATTTACGCAGCGCGCCGAAGAGGCGGCTGAATTGGAATGCTCACATCGACTGAGCGAGCTGTCGGGAACGTGGCAGGTCACGCCGCTGTGA
- a CDS encoding adenylosuccinate synthase, which translates to MGKNVVVLGTQWGDEGKGKIVDLMTDEAEAVVRYQGGHNAGHTLVIDGEKTVLHLIPSGVLRDGVTCIIGNGVVVAPDALLKEIHMLEDKGVPVRERLKVSLACPLILPYHVALDKAREERRGAKAIGTTGRGIGPAYEDKVARRAVKLGDLYRPEIFREKLVEILDYHNFTLTQYYKQPALSVDQVYDDAMAWAEQIKDLACDTVDLVHQFRNRGANIMFEGAQGSLLDIDHGTYPYVTSSNTTAGGVATGSGVGPLYLDYVLGITKAYTTRVGGGPFPTELMDDVGAGLAKRGHEFGATTGRARRCGWFDAVAVKHAIQINSISGICLTKLDVMDGMAEVKVCVGYKDQNGNTMTVPAESEGFESVVPVYETLPGWQESTVGAKSIDALPANAQAYIKYIEKVVGAPIDIVSTGPDRSETIVLRHAFSV; encoded by the coding sequence ATGGGTAAGAACGTAGTAGTTCTCGGAACGCAGTGGGGCGACGAAGGCAAGGGTAAGATCGTTGATCTTATGACCGACGAAGCTGAAGCGGTTGTACGTTATCAGGGAGGCCACAATGCGGGTCACACTCTGGTAATTGATGGTGAAAAGACCGTACTGCACCTGATTCCTTCTGGCGTCCTGCGTGACGGTGTGACCTGCATCATTGGCAATGGTGTGGTGGTTGCACCCGATGCGTTGTTGAAAGAAATCCACATGCTGGAAGACAAGGGCGTTCCCGTGCGTGAGCGCTTAAAAGTCAGTCTGGCGTGCCCGTTGATTCTGCCGTACCACGTAGCCTTGGACAAAGCGCGCGAAGAGCGTCGTGGTGCTAAGGCGATCGGTACGACAGGGCGCGGCATTGGCCCTGCCTACGAAGACAAGGTCGCTCGTCGTGCGGTCAAGTTGGGTGATTTGTATCGCCCTGAAATCTTCCGTGAAAAACTGGTTGAGATTCTGGACTACCACAACTTCACTCTGACACAGTACTACAAGCAGCCAGCACTGTCGGTTGACCAAGTGTATGACGATGCCATGGCGTGGGCCGAGCAGATCAAAGACTTGGCGTGCGATACTGTTGACCTTGTGCACCAGTTCCGTAATCGTGGCGCCAACATCATGTTTGAAGGTGCGCAGGGCTCGCTGCTTGACATCGATCACGGTACCTATCCGTACGTCACCTCGTCGAACACCACTGCAGGTGGCGTGGCGACCGGTTCTGGCGTTGGTCCGTTGTATCTCGACTACGTGTTGGGTATCACCAAAGCCTACACCACGCGTGTCGGCGGCGGCCCGTTCCCGACCGAGCTGATGGACGACGTGGGCGCTGGCTTGGCCAAGCGTGGACACGAATTCGGCGCGACCACAGGCCGTGCGCGTCGTTGCGGTTGGTTTGACGCCGTTGCAGTAAAACACGCCATTCAGATCAACTCCATTTCTGGTATCTGCTTGACCAAGTTGGATGTGATGGACGGCATGGCTGAAGTGAAAGTCTGTGTTGGCTACAAAGATCAGAATGGCAATACCATGACGGTGCCCGCTGAGTCGGAAGGCTTTGAAAGCGTCGTGCCGGTTTATGAAACTTTGCCAGGCTGGCAAGAAAGCACCGTTGGTGCTAAATCTATAGATGCATTGCCTGCTAATGCGCAGGCGTACATCAAGTACATTGAAAAAGTCGTCGGTGCTCCCATCGACATCGTCTCAACCGGGCCAGATCGCAGCGAGACCATCGTCTTGCGTCATGCGTTCTCCGTTTAA
- the hflC gene encoding protease modulator HflC, translating to MSNRNVISLVVIALVVLVASQTLYIVTEKQRAVQLRFGEVVNPDVSAGLHLKVPFIDTVKMFDGRVLTNVSRPERFLTVNQEPVIVDAFVKWRISDPRTYYGATAGDELAASERLSALANDGLRSAFGTRTLYEVVSGERDQLMTEIRDRVDLLGRDALGVEVVDIRIKGIDLPQEVSNNVYTRMATDREKLATEIRARGSEQAEGIRANADRQRTEIIANAFRQSQIIRGEGDAIAAQVYAEAFSQDEEFFSFWRSLQAYRDSFNGNDLFVLEPESDFFRYLNQGSGVR from the coding sequence ATGAGTAATCGTAATGTAATCAGTTTGGTCGTAATCGCCCTAGTGGTGTTAGTGGCCAGCCAAACGCTGTACATCGTGACCGAGAAGCAGCGCGCCGTGCAGTTGCGCTTCGGTGAAGTAGTGAACCCGGACGTTAGTGCTGGCTTGCACCTCAAAGTACCGTTCATTGATACGGTGAAGATGTTTGACGGTCGTGTGTTGACCAACGTCTCACGTCCTGAGCGCTTCTTAACGGTGAACCAAGAGCCAGTGATTGTGGACGCCTTCGTCAAGTGGCGAATCTCTGATCCGCGGACCTATTATGGTGCTACAGCGGGTGACGAACTGGCCGCCTCTGAGCGTTTGTCAGCTTTGGCCAACGATGGTCTGCGGAGTGCCTTTGGTACCCGTACCCTGTACGAAGTAGTGTCGGGTGAGCGTGACCAGTTGATGACGGAAATCCGTGATCGCGTTGACCTGTTGGGCCGTGACGCGCTGGGCGTGGAAGTCGTGGATATTCGTATTAAAGGGATCGACTTACCACAAGAAGTCAGTAACAACGTTTACACGCGTATGGCAACAGATCGTGAGAAACTGGCAACAGAGATTCGTGCCCGCGGTAGCGAGCAAGCTGAAGGTATCCGCGCTAATGCAGATCGTCAGCGCACGGAAATCATAGCGAACGCGTTCCGTCAATCGCAGATCATTCGTGGTGAAGGTGATGCGATTGCAGCGCAGGTATACGCTGAGGCATTCTCGCAAGACGAAGAGTTCTTCTCCTTCTGGCGCAGCCTGCAGGCTTACCGTGACTCGTTTAATGGTAATGACCTCTTCGTGCTCGAGCCGGAAAGCGACTTCTTCCGTTACCTAAACCAAGGGTCAGGTGTCCGTTAA